Genomic window (Xylanimonas protaetiae):
CGCGTCGGGCACCACTGCGCGCAGCCGTTGCACCGCCGGTTCGGCGTGGCCGCCACGGCGCGCGCCTCGGCGTCCGTGTACACGACGCTCGACGACGTCGTCGCGTTCCGGGAAGCGCTGGCCGGGGTCCGCGCGTTCTTCGGAGCAGAGTGAACGGAAGAGGTATGAGCGCGCTCGAGCAGATGTACCAGCAGGTGATCCTGGACCACGCGAAGCACCCGCACGGCCGGGGGCTCGTCCCCGCCGCCGACGGGCTGCTGGCGGGGGAGTCGCACCAGGTCAACCCCACGTGCGGGGACGAGGTGACGCTGCGCGTCGCGGTCGCCGACGGCGTCGTGTCCAGCGTCTCGTGGGAAGGGCAGGGCTGCTCGATCTCGCAGGCCTCGACGTCGGTCATGACGGACCTCGTCACGGGCCTTCCGCTCGCGGATGTCGCCCGCCTCGACGAGGTGTTCCACGCGCTCATGGGCTCGCGCGGCAAGGGCCTCGACTCCGAGGACGACGAGGACCTGCTCGGCGACGCCACCGCCTTCACCGGCACCTCGCAGTACCCCGCCCGCATCAAGTGCGCGCTGCTCGGCTGGGCCGCGCTCAAGGACTCGCTCGCGCGCTCGGGCGCGCTGGCCTCATGACCCAACGCATCAAGGAGACCTATGTCTGAGTACGTGCCGACGCCGGGCGCGACCACCGTCGCCGACGTCGAGGAGGCGCTGCGCGACGTCATCGACCCCGAGCTCGGGATCAACGTCGTCGACCTCGGGCTCGTCTACGGGATCCAGCTCGACCAGAACAACCACGCCACCATCGACATGACGCTGACGTCGGCGGCGTGCCCGCTGACGGACGTCATCGAGGACCAGTCGGCTCAGGCGCTGGAGGGGCTCGTGGCCGACTTCCGGGTCAACTGGGTGTGGATGCCGCCGTGGGGGCCCGAGAAGATCACGGACGAGGGGCGCGAGCAACTGCGGATGCTGGGGTTCAACGTCTAGGAAATCGGGGCAGTTCAGGTCGGTCTTCTGACCGGCCGAAACTGCCGCCCACCTGCGGCTTTATAGTCTCTTTACGGAGGCTTCGAGGGGCAGAAGTGGTCGGTTTCGGCCACCCATTCCCCCATGGTTCCCCCATGGAAATGGGGGTCTGGACGCAGGTGGACACCCGGATCTGGGGCGTTTGAACGCGTGCGATTCCCCCATGGGAGCGGGTCGGCGGGACACCTGACGGGTGGAGGTACCCGAACATGGCCCGCAAACCCCTACGAAAGCGACGTTTCGGCGAACTTGAGCCGCGCAAGAGCCCCGACGGCGGTGAGATCACCGGCTACCGCGCGCGGTACACCGGCCCGGACCTGAAGCGTCACGCGCGCGTCTTCGTCGACAAGATGGCCGCCGAGACGTGGCTCAACGCGGAGCGGATGCTGATCGACCGCTCCGAGTGGATCCCGCCGCGGGAGCGTGACCGGCAGGCACGGATCGCGAAGCAGCGGGCGATCACGTTCGGCGAGTGGGCGCGACGCTCCGTCGCCGGCAAGCGGCTGCGCCCCTCGACGGTCTACCGGTACGAGCGGGCGCTCGAGCTGCGGGTCCTGCCCGTGCTCGGAGACGTGCCGCTCTCGGACCTGACCCGGCTCGACATCACGGACTGGTACACCGGCCTGGTGACCGACCTGGCGGCGGAGGCGAAGAAGGCCGGGCGCAAGGGCGACGGACGCGGGGCGGCGTTCAGCGCCTACCAGGTGGTCTCCTCGATCCTCAACGACGCCGTCGACCACGAGCTGATCGAGGTCTCGCCCGCGAAGGTCAAGCGGGCGCTGCAGTACGACGCGATGCACGAGCCCGTCGTGCTGACGGCGGAGCAGATGTGGCAGCTCCACGAGCTCATGCCCGACTACCTCGCGGCGATGGTGCCGCTCGCCGCCACCACCGGGCTGCGCAACGGTGAGCTGCGTGCACTGCAGCGTCGCCACCTCGACCTGCGCGACCCGCTGCGCGCCGTCGTCATGGTGCGCGGCTCGGCCAAGAACGAGAAGGTGAGCGGCCGCTACAACGCCATCGGCGAGACGAAGACCAAGGCGTCCGTGCGCGACGTCGCGATCCCGTCGTTCGTGGTGCCGATCCTTGAGGAGCACCTCCGCGAGGATGTGCAGGGCGGACCGGATGCGCTGGTCTTCACCGCGCGGCGCGGCGGGATCATGCACGCGTCCGTGCTGGAGCGGAACTGGGCGGTCGCCCGGGCGAAGGTCGGGCTCGGGGACATGCACATCCACGACCTGCGGCACACCGCGCTGACTTGGGCCGCGCGCTCGGGGGCGACGCTCGCGGAGCTCATGGCGATCGCCGGCCACAAGAACCCGACGATCGCGCTGCGCTACCAGCACATCGGCGGTGCGGAACGACGTCATGCGATCGCCGAACGGATCGGCGCGATGGCGACCGACGAGCTCGCGGCCCGGCGGGCGCTGAAGACCAAGGAGAGCGAGGCCGCTTCGGGCGACTGATGGCGACGCCGACCACCCTTCGGTTGATCGGTCAGGGATCAGGACGGCGGGGCTCGTGAAGGGCGTGTGGCGGTGCCGGGTGAGTCGGTGGCCCGGAGCTACTGGGTGGCAGCATCCGGTGCGTGACCTTGACGCCACGTCTTCGCCTTGCCGTGGGCATCGCTGCCGCCGTGTGCTCGGCCCTGGCGATCGTCGCCCCATGGTGGGCGCGGGTGCGGGTCTTCCCGAACGGCAACGCGCATCTCAAGCCGGGCGTGGGTGTGGTCGGCGGACTCGTGGTTCGCGGTTGGGTCGTCGGAGGTGTCCTCGTCGCCATTGCGGTTGCACTGCTGCTGGTGCTGAGGGTCGCCGGCCGCGCCGTCGTGCCGAACGGTCTGCCGGAGCGTCGATGCCCGGCCGGCGTCTTCCGCTGGCTCGTCGCGTCCGTCGTGCTGGCCGCGTTGAGCGTGGGAGCGGCGGGGGCGGGCGACTTCCTCTTCGGTGCTTCCTACCGGATCTTGCAGCCGGAGGGCCCGGGCGGGTGCCGGGTGGTGTCCCGGGAGGAGTCCTTCCTCTTCTCCGGGACCGGGGATGCGTACGTGGTGGCGGGCTCGGGGATCGGTCGCCGGGTGGGCACGTGGGATGTCGACGACGGTGGTCGTCCGATCGAGGCCGGTGCTTTCGAGCTCACGTGGGGTGCTGACGATGGCGTCCTGGTGGTCAGCGGAACCCCGGGTAGCGAAGTCATCTCCGGCGGCCTGCAGACGATCGACTGCGGCTAGCGAGCGCAGTCGGAGGGGCCTGCCGGGACACGGCGGCGTCGGGCGACTGAGGGGTCGTCGCGATCGCGGCTGGCCGCTCGTGTCCGACGGCGCCCGCACACCTGCTGGTGAGACGAGCGCGTACGGCGGTCGACTGATCGAAGGAGCACATCATGGTCACGAAGGCGGCGCGGCGGGTTCCGCCGAGCGGGAGGCTCGAGTCGCTGCAGGAGGCTGCAGCCGAGCTTGGTGTGAGCGTCAAGACGATGCGGCGGCGCATCGCCGACGGGACGCTCCACGCGTACCGCGTGGGGCGGCTCATCCGGGTCGACGTCGACGAGCTGCGCAGGGACATGCTCGTGGTGATCGGGTCGGCGCGCTGAGGAGAACTGCATCCAAGGCAGTCGGGCGGGGCCGAGCCAGGACTCGGTCCCGCCCGGCGCATGATGGGCGCCGAACGGGGCCGCAAGCGCGCCTCGCCACACGGTGCCCCTGCGCAAGAAACTGCGTAGAACTCTGCGTATGAAGGTGGACACCAGGGACATCCGCTCGGCGAGCCACGTGGGCCGCAACTCTGGTGCGATCACGGATGAGGTCGAGGCGGGGCGCACCATCGTCGTCGTCAAGAACAACCGTCCCGTCGGCGTGGTCGCGCCGGTCTCCGTCATGGAGCAGATCGATGCGCTCGATGAGCGCGAGGAAGACCTGCGGCTGCTCGCGATGGCTCTCGTGCGGATGGCTGCGGCCCCGGATCCCGTGCTGCATGACTGGGACGACGTCGCCGCCGAGCTCGGCATCGACCTGACCGACCTCGGTGACGCAGACGACGAGGCCGAGGCGTGACCGCAGCGCGCATCCTGCTGCTGGACGAGGCGAAGGAAGACCTCCGCGACCTCAACGGAACGGCCCGGCGGATCATCGCGAAGGGGATCGAGAAGCTGCGCACCGAGCCGGCGCAACGCGGTGCGCCGGTCGGGTCGCGCAGCGCAGGAAACTCGACCGGGCTGCGCAGGTTGGTTGTGGGGAACCGTGAGTTCCGGATCGTCTACGACGTGCGCGACGACGGCACGATCGTCGTCGTCTGGGTCATCGAGCGGCGTGTCGACGACGAGGTCTACCGGCTGGCGGTGTCGCGGCTGGAGACGTACCGGGCGGACCCGCAGAAGTCCGTGATCCTTCGGCAGATGCTCGACACCGCGTGGGGTCGATGACCCCGGGCGGTCGATCGACCTCGGCCCCGGCTGGCGTCTCGGTGAGCGACGGCCCGGGGCAGGTGCTGCGGCCTGCCGCTTGACCACGGCGCGACTTCTCAGCCGGCGATGCTGCACGCCTCGGCCCAGCGGGGCGACACGAAGGCCGTGGTCATGATCTCGAAGTCCGCCGGCGGCAGCGCGAGCGCAGTGCCGCGCGCCCTCCAGCGGCGAGGGGATCATCTACCGGTACCGGACCGGGATCCGGTGGCGGGACCTACCCACCGAGGGCGTCGGTGTCAACCGCATCGCCGATGGCGAAGCCGCGCCGGTACACGGCGCCACCGCCGAGGAGCAGGGATCTCCGGCAGCCTGCTCGATGGTGAGCGGAGGCAGGACATCGCGATGAACTGCACGCCGACCCCTCGGCGTGTCCGCACGGCCGTGACGAGCCCAGAAGCGGTCATGCCGGGACCCGCGTTCGGGTGCTGCGTCAACTAGCCGCCTGGCTGCCGCTCTTTCGTCCCCTGCGGGCCTTTGCCCTCGCTCCGCCGGCGCGGGCGGCGCGGCTCACGCCAGCCGCAATGCCTCGCGCGGCTCCACCAGCGTTGACGTCGAAGCCGAACAGGATCTTGATAACCCAGGCGAACATGGCGATCGTGAGCAGAGGGACAACGCAGGTCGTGATGATCCACAGGGCGATCTGCTGGATGGCGCTGTCCAGCCAGGTGACGGCGTCGTCCTTTGCGTCGCTGACGCTGTCGAATGCCTCGCCCACGGCATCGCCTGCCGCATCCACCGCGCGACTGGCGGCGGCTCGAGCGTCGTCAAGCAGGCCGAGCAAGCCGCCTCGATCGGTGGTGTCGGCCTCGTCCTGGTCGGCGGCTTCGGCTGCGGCGGCCGCCTCCGCCTCCTCCTCGGCCGCGTCCTGGATGGCGTCCGCCTGTGCGATCGCGGCTTGGGAGTCGTTAAATGTGTTCGTCGCCAGATCACTCACGGCGATCGCTGCGGGCATGGCCACGAAGAGCACGATCGCGAAGATCGCAAGTTTGATGGCGAGTGCGCGCAGGATCTCGCGCCGGGTGATGACGAATGCGATGCCGATGAGGCATGCCGCCGGAATGACCCAGGCGAACGAGACGTAGCCGACGACTCCGATCAGGACCTTCTGCAGGATGATCGCCGCGATGATGACGATGAACCATCCGCTGAGGTCGGCGAGCTGCGCGGGGATCCCGTCGACGTTCGGGATCAAGTCGGTTGCGACCGACAGGCCGGCGGCGGCGCTGGCCATGGCGGTGACCGAAGTCTGCTGATCGCTGAGCCGTTCGCGGACGCCGGCCGTGATCGCGGGGTTGGTCGCGATTGGTGCGATGACGAAAGCGGAGACGAGGGCCAGCGCACAGAGGACTCCGGACCAGATGAGCTTGGTGCGCGGTGCTGGCGTCGCCGTGCTGTCTGCAGATGACTGACCGAGTTCGTCGCCGTTCCCGGGTGAGAGGTCCGATCCTGCCCGATCCACGGCGATCACCGCGCTGGTGTTGCCCCCGTCGGCGTCGCGGCCCGGGAGCGAGTCCCCGGGGTCTGGCGTCGTCACGTGGTCCTCCGACCGACGGCGGCGACGCTGTTGCCATGAGCGCTGACCTTCAGGCCGTTAGCGACGCGATACGAACGGGCCATGGTCTGCTACTTCTTCCTCTGGTCGTCGAGTTCCTTGCCGACGCGGTTAGCGGCCAGGCCGCCGATCACGGTGCCCGCCTGCCCGACGATGGTGGTTCCCGCGACCGCAGTGCCACCCGCTGCGATCCCCATCCCAGCGCCGATGGCTGCGCCCGCAACACCGCCAAGCGTGAGTCCCGCGACTGTGGCAGCCGTTTCGACCGGGTGGTCCTTGACGTACTCCACGGCCTTCTTCCCAGCTCTTGCCGCACCTTTGCCGAAGTCTTCGGCGACAGACCCGACCCCGCTGGCGGCATCTCCGGCTGCGGAGCCGACTTCACCGGCAACTTCGCCAACCTTATGCACGGCGCTTTTGCTGGCGTCCTCAGCAAACGACCCGACCTCAGCAACAGCCTTGCCGGCCATCTTGAGTGTGTTCTTCAGGATCTTCGTCGGCTTGAAGCTCATGCTCCAACGTAGGTGCCGATCCATGCTCCTCACCGTGGAGGCGCTGCGCGATCGGTGGGTGCCAGCAGCCGCCTGGCGGCGCGCGGGCGCCGTGTACGCAGACGTGACAAAGGCCCGTCCCCGCGGCGGGAACGGGCCTCGCCCAGGAAACCGACGACCAGACCTTGCGCGCCCAGGGCGAGCGCTTCAACCTGCCACTTGACAGCAAGGCCCTACATATCAGTCGAGTCAGCGCGGCAGCGAGAGGAGCGCGGACCGCAGCTCCCGCAGTACCAGGACGCCGTCGGCGTAGCGGGGCGGGGCCGCGAGTGGGTCGGTAGCCGCGACGTCGGTCAGCCAGATGAGGAACGACTCGGGCGCGGTTGCCGCCACCGCGACCAGCTCCGCCTGGGACAGCGCGAACACCAGCCGCGCGACCCGTGAGTTCGGGACGAAGTCGGTCCGCGCGGCCAGCGCGAGGACGTCCTCGACCGTGCGGACTGCGACCTGGTTGAGCTCGGACTCGACCCACGGGGTGTGCCGCTGGCAGTGCGCGTCGACGACGTAGAGGTGGTCCACGGCTGCCGCTCCGGCATCGCGGAGCGCCTGGTCCGCCGCGTGTTCGTGCAGGCCTGTGACGATGACGTCGTCGAGCGCGATCACGTGCGCGCCCCGGACCGTGTCCGCGAGCGCGCTCACGTCGAGTGCCCCAGAGATCGCGGTGCGCCGGGCGGTGGCATCCATCGCCGCGTAGTCGCTCTCGGAGGGCCGGGTGCGGACAATCTTCGCGGCAGTGACAGGCGTGTCGGGGCCGAGCTTTGCTCGCAGCGTCTCCGTGAACGGCGCGACGAGTGAGTGCGCCGCGGGAGGGACGACGTCGAAGCCCGAGCCGGTCACGACGACGGGCAGGAGCCCCAGCCGGCGGACTCGGGCCAGCGCCAGCGCGGCCAGGCTCTCGCCGTACAGGCGAGCGGTCGCCCCGTCACCGTGCTTGAAGCGGCTGTAGGTCGCGACGTCTGGGGGCGTGGAGCCGGGTAAGGAGGCCGATGGGGAGGGCACCAGCCGCAGTTCCTGACGCCTCCGCTCTAGGCGCGACAGAGCGTAGCGCCGGCTCACGCCGTCACCGCCAGCAGACCGCGGATCTCGTCGAGCTCGGCGCTGAACCGAGAGCTGAAGTCGGCACCGGTCGCGTCCGCCCCGTCGACGATCGCCTCGAGTAGCGGTGGCGGGCAGGTGGCGAGGAATGTTGCGCGCTCCGGGGCGGGGGCCCGCAGGAGCCGCTTGAGGAACCGGATCGTGAGCGCGAAGTCGCCGGCGCGTGCGGCAGGGGCCATCGCCGCGACGGACTCGACGAACGCATGGTTGAGCCGCGCCTCGATGCTCGGGTCGGAGGCGAGGTCGCCCTCGATGACGGCGACGTACGCGAGCACGGTCCGCAGCGGTGTTGCCGCAGCGAGCGTGTTGAGCGCTGCGCGTTCCGCGAGGCCGGTGACCCGGACGTCGTCGATCAGGACCACCTGGGCGCCGTCGACGTCTTCTTCGAGCTGGAACCCGATGTGGCGCATCTCCTCCTCTCGTGCGGTTGCGGACGACGAGGCGTAGTCGGTGACCGTGACCGAGTCCTTGGCAATGCGGACGATGCGGCCAGGGGCGAGCCCGCGCTCGGCGCGCGCGGCGGTGACGATCGTCAGGACGGCGTCAGCGAGGAACCAGCACGCCGGCCGGACCGCCTTGTAGGCGACGGGGAACACCGGAACTGCCGGGTGCTCGACGAGCTCGGGAACCTCGCGGACGAGCCGCTCGGCGAGCGGGCCCGCCATTGCCCGCACCGCGGTGAGGTCGCCGTGCTTCATGAGCGAGTAGGTCGTCGTGTCGAGCCCGCTCGGCGGGGCCAGGTCGGCGGGATCGCTCAGGACGTGGGACGTGACCAGGATCGGCGGCACCACAGCGGGGGCGGTCATCGCTGCCGCCCTGCCACCGCGACGAAGTGGTCCCCCTCGGTGCCGGTCGCCGCGAGTGCCGTAAGCAGCTCGGCGACCACTGCCGTCGCCGGGCGCTCGGCGTCGACGAGCATGGCAGCCATCCCGGCGTCGACGGCGCCGGTCACGTCAGCGACCGGGTTGTCGCCCAGGTGGACGACCTCACAAGGACGCAGTCCGGGCACGACGTCGCGCAGCCCGTCGAGCGTTGCGCCGAAGATGCGCGGGTCGGGCTTGGCGGCGCCGACCTCGTCGGAGAAGGTGTGGACCGCGAAGGGGGCCAGCAGGCCGGCAGACTCCAGCACGACGCGCATGGTCGCCCCTGGGATCATCCCGGTATTGCTGGTGATCGCTAGCGGCACGTGCGCCGCGAGAGCCGTGAGGTGCTCGGCAAGGTCTGCGCCTAGCGCGACCGGCGGCAGCTCCACGGCGAGCGCGTGTTGCCCCGCGCGCAGGGTGGCGACGTCGTCGGCCCCGAGTGTGTCGTTCTTGCCGAGGAGCCGTAGCGCGGCGTGCAGGCGGTCCCCGAGGTCCTGGTCGACGCCGGTGCGCTCGGAGAGGCGGTCGGCCTGCACGTCCGCGGCCCGCAGCGCGTGGGCGAACGCTTCCGGCGCGACGTCGGGGGCGGTCTGGTGGTGCAGCATCCGGTTCCGGGCCGCCTTGAACTCAGGGTTGCTCCTGAGCAACGTCAGCCAGATGTCGAAGCTTGCAGCGCGGAGGATCATGCGGCCCCCTTGTGGTGCGAAATGGGCGCCCGCCGACCGCGTGTCGGCGAGCGCCCGCGACGGAACGTCAGAGCGACTGCAGCGCTAGCGGGATGAGCTGGTTCGCGGTCCGGCCCTGGCCCGGGGTACCGATCGCCGTGAACGTCCACCCTGCAGGCGTGCGCGAGACACGCGCCATGACGAGCGCCGTGTGCAGTCCGGAGCCGGTGAGCGTGAACCGGCCGAGCTCGGAGTCGCGGTCGGTGGAGTCGACGACACGTACGAATGCGTTGTCGATGTCCGTGAACGGCTGGCCGCTGTACGAGTTCACCGTGAACACGATGTGCTCGACCCACGACGAGACCCGGGTCAGGTCGACGGTGATCGACTCGTCGTCGCCGTCGCCCGCCCCGGTGAGGTTGTCGCCGGTGTGCTGGATCGACGCGTCCTTCGAGCGAAGTTGACCGAAGTAGACGATCTCACGTACCTGCCCGCCACCCACGAGCAGCGCGGAGGCGTCGAGATCGATCGCCTTCTGCACCAATCGGGTGCCGCCGAACAGTGACCGCTTCTCGACGGTCTTGGTGTCCCAGCCCAGGCCCATACGGACCTTCGTGAGACCCGCACCGGTGGTGGGCTTGGCCAGGTTGATGGTCTGGCCCTTGGCCAGCGTGATTGCCATGGTGGTTCCTTCCTTACTTGGAGGCGTCGACTGGCTCAGCGATGCCGGTCAGCAGGTCGTCCAACTCGTCCAGCGCGTCGAGCTCGTTCCTGTTCGCGACGACGGACGAGACCCAGGCCGCCGCGATAAACACGAGGCCGACGAGCCCGATCACGACGTCGGGGATGTCGAACGAGAGGGTCAGCACCAGCAGCACGGCCAGCATGCCGATGGCCCAGTGGGCGCCGTGCTCGAGGTAGCGGTACTCCGCGAGCGTGCCCTTGCGGACCAGGTACACCGTCATGGACCGCACGAACAGGGCACCGACGCCGAGGCCCAGCGCGATGATGATCGGGTCCGGGGTGATGGCAAACGCGCCGATGACGCCGTCAAACGAGAACGTCGCGTCGAGAACCTCGAGGAACATAAACAGCGAGAATGCCGCCTTGCCTGCGAGCAGGACCTGCGAGCCCGCCGGCGCCGACTGCTCGAACCTCTCGGCCTTCGCCGCCTCCTGGTCCTCCATCACGGCCGCCAACCCGTTGACCGCGATGTACACGACGATGCCCAACAGCCCGGCGAACAGCACCGTGGCCCTCTCCTCGGGACCCACGAGGAACTGCGCAGCGAGCAACAGGCCGGCGCCGGCGACGACGGCGGACAGCTGGTCCACCTTGCCGACACGTTGCAGCGGCTTCTCAAGCCAGGACAGCCAGGTCGACTCACGCTCAGTGTCGAAGAGGAAGTCCAGGAACAGCATCAACAGGAACATCCCACCGAAGGCGGCGATGCTCGGGTGCGCCTGCTCCAGCAGGTAACCGTACGTCCCGGGCTCGTGCGGGTTGCCCTTCTCGACGGCGAGGCGCACGGCTTCGGCAGGGCTGATCTGACCCGTCACGCAGACGATGACGAAGGGGAAGATCAGGCGCATGCCGAAGACGGCGACGAGCACGCCCACGGTCAGAAAGATGCGCTGCCAGAACGCGTTCATGCGCGCGAGGTACTTGGCGTTGACGGCGGCGTTGTCGAACGAGAACACGATCTCGACGACGATGAGGATCGCGGCTAGCCAGACGGCGCCCCAGCCCTGGTAGACGAAGGCGACGACGAGCGCGGCAAGAAGGACGACGAGGTCCCACTTGAAGTGGCGAAGGGTGTCCATGGTTCTCTTCCGGTGAGTGGCGGATCAGCCGGCGAGGAGGCCGAAGTCGGACAGCACGCCCGCGAGCCCGGTGGTGTAGCCCTGGCCGATGGCCCGGAACTTCCACTCGCCGTTGTGCCGGTACAGCTCACCGAAGATGAGGGCGGTCTCGGTCGACGCGTCCTCGCCCAGGTCGAAACGAGCCTGCGCCTCGGCGTCATCGGGGTGCTCGGCGTCGTAGACCCGGATGTACGCGGCCGAGACCTGGCCGAACGTCTGCCTGCGGACGTCGGCCTGGTCGATGCTCGCCAGAAAGACGACCCGCTGGGCCTGCTCGGGAAGGGCCGTCAGGTCGACGGTGAGCGACTCGTCGTCGCCTTCGCCGTCACCGGTGCGGTTGTCACCCAGGTGCTTGACGGCGCCGCTCGGATCACCGGGGTTGTTGTAGAAGACGAAGTGCGAATCGGACAGCGCCTTGCCGTCGCCGTCGACGACGATCGCCGAGGCGTCCAGGTCGAAGGCGGCTCCGTCCGTGGTGCGCGGGTTCCAGCCCAGCCCGACGGCGGCGCGGCGCAGCCCTGGGGAGACCTTGGCGAGCGAGATGTTCCCGCCCTTGCTGAGGTTGATGGTCATGGTTCGGCTCCTTGTCAGCTCGCGTTGAGGCCGTAGTCGGCGATGACACCGGCGAGGCCGGTCGTGTAGCCCTGGCCGATCGCGCGGAACTTCCACTCGCCGTTGTGCCGGTACAGCTCGCCGAAGACGAGGGCAGTCTCGGTGGACGCGTCCTCGCCAAGATCGAAGCGGACGACCTTGGCCTCGTTCCACGGGTCGTCGCCGTCGTAGACCCGGATGAACGAGTCGGAGACCTGGCCGAAGTTCTGTCTGCGGGCGATCGCGTCGTGGATGCTGACCACGAAGACGATCCGCTCGACCTGCGGCTCGACACCGCTGAGGTCGACGTTGATCGTCTCGTCGTCCCCGTCGCCGACGCCGGTCAGGTTGTCGCCCTGGTGCACGACGGCACCGCTGGGGTCCTCGAGGTTGTTGTAGAAGACGAAGTGCAGGTCTGAGCCTGAATCCACCGTCGATGGTTCTTGATGGTCGTCGGTGGCGTTTCGGGGAGCGTGGTTGTGGATAACCGGAGATGGGCGTGCGGAACCCGCCGCTCTGGACGGCTCTTCCACTGCGGTTCTCCGGTCGTGCCCGTCGGGGCTGGGTGGTCAGGACGTTGCTGGGGCGGGTGGGCCGACGGCGTGGTCCCACAGGCTGGTCCACGCGGCCTGCCAGGGCCACCGGTCGGGGAGGTGCATGACCAGCCGCCTCCCGGTGGCCGCGAGGCGGGCCGGGGTGGAGATGATCGTGCGGAGCATGGTGGCCATGCGGGCCTTGCCCGTGCCGGCGGCGACGGCCGCGGCGCGGGAGATGTTGAACGCCATGACCGCGAAGGCGAGCCAGGCGGCGTTCGCGGCGAACTTCCCCGAGGGCAGGTGGGCCAGGGGGCCGGCCTTGAGCTCGGCGATGACCTGCTCGACGATCGCATGCCCTCGGTGATACCGGTCTGCTTCTACCGCGGGCAGGGTGGTGTTGGTGATGAAGGCGTGGTGGCGGTAGACGTCGAACAGTTCGCCCTGCCCGGTGGCGGGCGCCTGCCCGAGCCGCTTCACACGCCGCACGACCAGCCGGCAGACCACCTGCTCGGACTTCTTCTTGGAGACGAACGCGGTGAACGAGGTCTCGGCGACCTCGGCCTCGGAGACCCACTGCCCGGTCTCCTCGTCGAGGATCGCGTTCGGGTACTGGATCG
Coding sequences:
- a CDS encoding TerD family protein, with protein sequence MTINLSKGGNISLAKVSPGLRRAAVGLGWNPRTTDGAAFDLDASAIVVDGDGKALSDSHFVFYNNPGDPSGAVKHLGDNRTGDGEGDDESLTVDLTALPEQAQRVVFLASIDQADVRRQTFGQVSAAYIRVYDAEHPDDAEAQARFDLGEDASTETALIFGELYRHNGEWKFRAIGQGYTTGLAGVLSDFGLLAG
- a CDS encoding TerD family protein, whose translation is MDSGSDLHFVFYNNLEDPSGAVVHQGDNLTGVGDGDDETINVDLSGVEPQVERIVFVVSIHDAIARRQNFGQVSDSFIRVYDGDDPWNEAKVVRFDLGEDASTETALVFGELYRHNGEWKFRAIGQGYTTGLAGVIADYGLNAS